A window of the Acidimicrobiales bacterium genome harbors these coding sequences:
- a CDS encoding amidohydrolase family protein, with protein sequence MRTAIRNATVLDTATMTFDEGKTVVVDDGLIVDVDASSVGDVDIDIDAAGRYLVPGLIDAHVHFRLTTLDFRSLTGWTEVEFGIAMARLARETVERGFTTVRDLGGDVNGLKRAIERGAAVGPRIVRAGLMMSQTGGHGDAQGGHRGVPDCACSLRSDWASIVADGPDAVLKASRHLLRDGSDFLKIHVSGGVATPSDPIDSLQYTPAEVRAAVTEATNRGTYVAAHAYLPDAIAMAVREGVRSIEHGNLIDDETARLVAESDAVMVPTLVTYKAMHDFGVKYRLPKTNLDKNTVVYESGLASLEKARAAGITLGFGTDLIGETQIMQNQELAIRATVEPAASVLHSMWVVNARLCRLEGRIGVVAPGAHGDLVLSKVNPLEDLAAFADHGQAFTHVLQAGVPVVDRS encoded by the coding sequence ATGAGGACCGCCATCCGCAACGCAACCGTGCTCGACACCGCAACCATGACCTTCGACGAAGGAAAGACGGTGGTGGTCGACGATGGGCTGATCGTCGACGTCGACGCCAGCAGCGTCGGTGACGTCGACATCGACATCGACGCCGCCGGCCGATACCTCGTGCCGGGACTCATCGACGCCCACGTCCACTTCCGGCTGACCACCCTCGACTTCCGATCGCTCACCGGATGGACCGAGGTCGAGTTCGGTATCGCCATGGCCCGGCTCGCCCGGGAGACGGTCGAGCGGGGGTTCACCACCGTGCGCGATCTCGGTGGCGACGTCAACGGTCTCAAGCGGGCGATCGAGCGAGGGGCTGCCGTCGGTCCACGGATCGTTCGCGCCGGGCTGATGATGAGTCAGACCGGCGGTCACGGCGACGCGCAGGGCGGTCATCGTGGCGTCCCCGACTGTGCATGTTCGCTTCGGTCCGACTGGGCGTCCATCGTCGCCGACGGCCCCGATGCGGTGCTCAAGGCGTCACGCCACCTCTTGCGAGACGGCAGTGACTTCCTGAAGATCCACGTGTCCGGTGGGGTGGCGACCCCGTCGGATCCGATCGACAGCTTGCAGTACACCCCGGCCGAAGTGCGCGCTGCGGTCACCGAGGCGACGAACCGTGGCACCTACGTCGCCGCCCACGCCTACCTTCCCGACGCCATCGCCATGGCCGTCCGAGAAGGCGTCCGCTCCATCGAGCACGGCAACCTGATCGACGACGAGACGGCTCGCCTCGTTGCCGAGTCCGACGCCGTCATGGTGCCGACGCTCGTCACCTACAAGGCGATGCACGACTTCGGGGTGAAGTACCGACTCCCGAAGACGAACCTCGACAAGAACACCGTCGTGTATGAGTCCGGCCTGGCGTCGCTCGAGAAGGCCAGAGCCGCAGGCATCACGCTCGGCTTCGGAACCGACCTCATCGGCGAAACCCAGATCATGCAGAACCAGGAACTGGCCATCCGCGCCACTGTCGAACCTGCGGCGTCGGTGCTCCATTCGATGTGGGTGGTCAACGCCCGGCTCTGCCGATTGGAAGGGCGCATCGGGGTCGTGGCCCCCGGCGCCCACGGCGACCTGGTGTTGTCGAAGGTCAACCCGCTCGAGGACCTTGCGGCGTTCGCCGATCACGGGCAGGCGTTCACCCACGTCCTCCAGGCGGGGGTGCCGGTGGTCGACCGCAGCTGA
- a CDS encoding VOC family protein, protein MTTTPRSGTISWVDLSTPDVDDACRFYRDLLGWELALSSTPMGDYWVATVDGRDVAGLMAQSAESIGQPATWTVFVWCEQLDATLEQIGSAGGQTLVPPFEIPGGARVAVVADPGGAMFALISGGPEPGEYFSSDVGGVAWAELMTRQIDVSVTFYREVFGWSVATSDSGGTPYNVFSLDGVEVAGMIETPRDLPSDLPASWSMYFVVDTCRAAEERVHELGGQVLLSSTPTPMGPFAVVSDRQGAVFQLMELQGE, encoded by the coding sequence ATGACCACGACACCACGATCAGGCACGATCAGCTGGGTCGACCTCTCGACCCCCGACGTCGACGACGCCTGCCGCTTCTACCGAGATCTGCTCGGTTGGGAGCTGGCACTGAGTTCGACGCCGATGGGCGACTACTGGGTCGCGACGGTCGACGGACGGGACGTCGCGGGGCTGATGGCGCAATCAGCCGAGAGCATCGGGCAGCCCGCCACATGGACGGTGTTCGTGTGGTGCGAGCAACTCGACGCCACGCTCGAGCAGATTGGATCGGCGGGTGGGCAGACGCTGGTCCCACCGTTCGAGATTCCTGGTGGTGCACGTGTGGCCGTCGTCGCCGACCCGGGCGGCGCCATGTTCGCGCTGATCAGCGGAGGGCCCGAGCCCGGCGAGTACTTCTCGTCGGATGTGGGCGGCGTTGCGTGGGCCGAGCTGATGACGAGACAGATCGACGTCTCGGTCACGTTCTACCGGGAGGTCTTCGGTTGGTCCGTGGCCACGTCCGACAGCGGAGGGACGCCCTACAACGTCTTCTCGCTCGACGGGGTCGAGGTTGCTGGGATGATCGAGACGCCTCGGGACCTTCCGTCCGACCTACCGGCGTCGTGGTCGATGTACTTCGTCGTCGACACATGTCGGGCTGCCGAGGAGCGTGTGCACGAGCTCGGCGGCCAGGTGCTGCTCTCCTCGACACCGACACCGATGGGCCCGTTCGCCGTTGTCAGCGATCGCCAAGGTGCGGTGTTCCAACTGATGGAGTTGCAGGGCGAGTAG
- a CDS encoding thioesterase family protein: protein MFDDQALLTSEGSGRYTASVGDRWLSLNGAHGGIVASLIVDAVGEELRHEGVADDTVLRAATFAYVTGNQVGESAIDVDIVRRGRSMISSHATVTQSGTTTTVAQLHHSAPRAGLDYSDVEPLPPKPDDAERFLPARPPHLLNVETYLHPDTQPFGGGARSEWRAWCRPLHGDTFDASWLTMFGDYFPPTVFARLDQPALAVTVEYSIQIHDASPTWTLAPDTYLAATMHAFHSHDGFAVEDGVIQHPDGRLLATVRQTRLSG from the coding sequence ATGTTCGACGACCAGGCATTGCTCACGTCAGAGGGGAGTGGCCGCTACACCGCGTCGGTTGGCGACCGCTGGCTCTCGCTCAACGGAGCGCATGGCGGCATCGTCGCATCGCTGATCGTCGACGCCGTCGGCGAGGAACTGCGACACGAGGGAGTGGCTGACGACACCGTGCTGCGGGCCGCCACCTTCGCCTACGTCACGGGCAACCAGGTGGGCGAGTCGGCGATCGACGTCGACATCGTGCGTCGAGGGCGCTCGATGATCTCCTCGCATGCCACCGTCACCCAGAGCGGAACGACGACCACGGTCGCGCAGCTCCACCACTCTGCTCCTCGGGCCGGACTCGACTACTCCGACGTCGAGCCGCTGCCGCCGAAACCCGATGACGCCGAACGGTTTCTCCCTGCTCGACCGCCCCACCTCCTGAATGTCGAGACCTACCTCCATCCCGACACCCAACCGTTCGGCGGGGGAGCCCGCTCGGAGTGGCGGGCATGGTGCCGACCGCTCCATGGCGACACCTTCGATGCGTCCTGGCTGACCATGTTCGGCGACTACTTCCCGCCCACCGTCTTCGCCCGACTCGACCAGCCTGCCCTGGCCGTCACGGTCGAGTACTCCATCCAGATCCACGATGCCTCGCCGACCTGGACACTCGCTCCTGATACGTACCTGGCGGCCACGATGCATGCCTTCCACTCCCACGACGGATTCGCCGTCGAGGACGGAGTGATCCAGCATCCCGACGGCCGGCTGCTCGCGACCGTTCGCCAGACCCGCCTGTCGGGATGA
- a CDS encoding SDR family oxidoreductase, producing MAEDATASTIDLGTNEARRVIVTGAGNGIGRATVERFLAEGARVVAVDRDQHALAWCDGVDGVVALAGDITTEEANAAMVAAAVEHFGGLDAIALNAGIVVQGDIERGSMADYDRVMDVNVRGVVLGLKAALTALGDGGSIVITGSVSGIGGDSGLFAYNASKGAVVNLTRSAALDLGHRNIRVNAVCPGPTRTAMTAGLLDAEIGQSMQARLPLQRFGDPSEVAAAVCFLASPASSFITGVALPVDGGVTCGTGQWSTYGGRKAGYL from the coding sequence ATGGCTGAAGACGCAACTGCATCAACGATCGATCTCGGAACGAACGAGGCGCGGCGTGTCATCGTGACCGGCGCAGGCAACGGCATCGGTCGGGCGACGGTCGAGCGGTTCCTCGCCGAGGGGGCGAGGGTGGTGGCGGTCGATCGTGACCAGCATGCCCTCGCCTGGTGTGACGGGGTCGACGGTGTCGTCGCGCTGGCGGGCGACATCACCACCGAGGAAGCCAACGCCGCCATGGTTGCCGCTGCCGTCGAGCACTTCGGTGGCCTCGACGCCATCGCTCTGAACGCCGGCATCGTCGTGCAGGGCGACATCGAGCGGGGTTCGATGGCCGACTACGACCGGGTGATGGACGTCAATGTACGAGGCGTCGTGCTCGGGCTGAAGGCGGCACTCACCGCGCTGGGTGACGGTGGCTCGATCGTCATCACCGGGTCGGTGTCGGGCATCGGCGGCGACAGCGGACTGTTCGCCTACAACGCATCCAAGGGCGCCGTCGTGAATCTGACCCGATCGGCCGCCCTCGACCTCGGACATCGCAACATCCGAGTCAACGCCGTCTGCCCCGGCCCAACTCGCACCGCCATGACGGCGGGCTTGCTGGACGCGGAGATCGGCCAGTCGATGCAAGCCCGTCTCCCGCTCCAACGATTCGGCGATCCGAGCGAGGTCGCAGCGGCCGTCTGTTTCCTGGCCTCGCCCGCCTCCTCCTTCATCACCGGCGTTGCACTTCCCGTCGACGGCGGCGTCACCTGTGGCACCGGCCAGTGGTCGACCTACGGCGGCCGCAAGGCCGGCTACCTCTGA
- a CDS encoding TetR/AcrR family transcriptional regulator → MTRREYTSPRRAAQAAATREAILDATIVVMGEGVESFSIPAVAARAGVSVPTVYRYFPDKEALLDAAAERVRDGLGVSADQPSPTDVEDYLDSHRQIFRRFSAADPTTIGAVVATFGRGRGALDLDARRVWLAPAFDGALESWSDEDRERLLGIASILNSSVGATAFAQFGLHGDDAADLFEWTIRRLLSSSAPDPSPKLTETNR, encoded by the coding sequence ATGACCCGCCGGGAGTACACGAGTCCGCGACGAGCCGCTCAGGCTGCGGCGACGAGGGAGGCCATCCTCGACGCCACCATCGTGGTGATGGGCGAAGGGGTCGAGTCCTTCTCCATCCCCGCTGTCGCCGCTCGGGCGGGCGTGTCGGTGCCGACCGTGTATCGATACTTCCCAGACAAGGAAGCGCTGCTCGACGCCGCTGCCGAGCGGGTACGTGACGGACTCGGCGTCAGCGCCGATCAGCCGAGCCCGACCGACGTCGAGGACTATCTCGATTCGCATCGACAGATCTTCCGTCGCTTCTCTGCCGCCGACCCCACCACCATCGGGGCCGTCGTGGCCACGTTCGGACGAGGACGAGGCGCCCTCGATCTCGACGCACGCCGGGTGTGGCTGGCGCCTGCCTTCGATGGCGCTCTCGAGTCGTGGTCCGACGAAGACCGCGAGCGTCTCCTGGGCATCGCATCGATTCTCAACAGCTCGGTCGGGGCAACGGCGTTCGCTCAGTTCGGGTTGCACGGCGATGACGCCGCCGATCTCTTCGAGTGGACCATCCGCCGACTCCTCTCATCGTCCGCACCGGATCCATCGCCCAAACTCACGGAGACCAACCGATGA
- a CDS encoding CNNM domain-containing protein yields the protein MTLGTVVLVGVLVVLVGLLFVLAAIEASLLHVRRSAVASHDRADDPATLRLLRLLDALPAVMNSVLLAVLLAQVTATTVAGLLARRWLGGSAATVATLGVAVVLFVYGEAIPKTIAIADPLRHARRFSRLTVVLYRALQPVVAVLVKIASLQSPGIGRIDTAGAVSERELLHLTGEAAAAGEIDLSDAELIRKSFSLGDLTVGDHCIPAAEVVAVDADTSVANALRIAIAAGHRRLVVHHALPGNVDGFVRLRDLAHQASFDEQAPTGPLARPALFLDRSTLLIGALRSMQQHRCHLAIVTDVSGADLGIVTIEDIAEVLLGEIDEPSTATRPATPSVGTPHLGDR from the coding sequence GTGACGCTCGGAACGGTCGTGCTGGTCGGGGTGCTCGTCGTCCTCGTTGGCCTGTTGTTCGTCCTGGCCGCCATCGAGGCCTCGCTGCTCCACGTCCGGCGATCGGCGGTCGCCTCCCACGACCGCGCCGACGATCCGGCGACGCTCCGGTTGCTCCGACTCCTCGACGCATTGCCCGCCGTGATGAACTCGGTGTTGCTGGCGGTGTTGCTGGCCCAGGTGACGGCGACGACGGTCGCCGGCCTGCTCGCCCGTCGTTGGCTCGGCGGATCGGCGGCCACCGTCGCCACGCTTGGCGTCGCCGTCGTGCTGTTCGTCTACGGCGAGGCCATCCCGAAGACGATCGCCATCGCCGACCCACTTCGACACGCCCGACGGTTCAGCCGGTTGACGGTCGTCCTGTACCGAGCACTCCAGCCCGTGGTCGCCGTGCTCGTGAAGATTGCGAGCTTGCAGTCGCCCGGCATCGGCCGCATCGACACGGCGGGCGCCGTGAGTGAGCGTGAACTCCTGCACCTCACGGGCGAAGCCGCAGCTGCAGGGGAAATCGATCTCTCCGATGCCGAGCTGATCCGCAAATCGTTCTCGCTGGGCGATCTGACCGTCGGCGATCACTGCATCCCGGCTGCCGAGGTCGTTGCCGTCGACGCCGACACGTCGGTCGCCAATGCGCTCCGCATCGCGATCGCTGCCGGACATCGACGGCTCGTGGTGCATCACGCCCTGCCGGGAAACGTCGATGGATTCGTTCGGTTGCGAGATCTCGCTCACCAAGCGTCGTTCGACGAGCAGGCACCGACCGGCCCCCTCGCCCGGCCGGCGCTGTTCTTGGACCGGTCGACGCTGCTCATCGGGGCGCTGCGTTCGATGCAGCAGCATCGTTGCCACTTGGCGATCGTCACCGACGTGTCCGGCGCTGATCTCGGCATCGTGACGATCGAAGACATCGCCGAGGTGCTCCTCGGCGAGATCGACGAACCGAGTACCGCTACTCGCCCTGCAACTCCATCAGTTGGAACACCGCACCTTGGCGATCGCTGA
- a CDS encoding universal stress protein has translation MSRSDSAKLHVSISRAVVGVDGSPESLAALEWLAGVIEADGTIVAVGVGNDADRTRLEHEWTKGRAGRATVQCRATEGEPAEVLLAVADEVDADLVVVGVHPKLRLAPRTIGHVTADLIRNADRPVVVVDGPQRVDVPGATIVVDTASGKATDAAVRWAAGFADAHGSALELVHSRPNQPIFSPDGLLDALALYIDPDVLGEWAVQELTALADELQGATEQDLQIGWTSQLGRAGAHLVEASQMAALVVIGRNTLPGLDRVIPHVLRQVVTKAPCPVVIVPPLSPDEPTDPST, from the coding sequence ATGAGCAGGTCCGATTCGGCGAAGCTGCATGTGTCGATCTCGCGAGCGGTTGTCGGTGTCGACGGTTCGCCCGAGTCCTTGGCTGCGCTGGAATGGCTCGCCGGCGTCATCGAGGCCGACGGCACGATCGTTGCCGTTGGCGTCGGGAACGATGCCGACCGAACTCGGCTCGAGCACGAGTGGACCAAGGGACGAGCGGGTCGGGCAACGGTCCAATGTCGGGCGACCGAGGGGGAGCCCGCTGAGGTGCTCCTCGCCGTGGCGGACGAGGTGGATGCCGATCTGGTGGTGGTCGGCGTCCACCCGAAGCTTCGACTCGCTCCCCGCACGATCGGACACGTCACGGCCGACCTGATCCGCAACGCCGACCGACCCGTGGTCGTCGTCGACGGACCGCAGCGCGTCGATGTGCCAGGCGCGACGATCGTGGTCGACACGGCGAGCGGAAAGGCAACGGATGCGGCCGTGCGTTGGGCTGCCGGGTTCGCCGATGCGCACGGCTCGGCGCTCGAGCTTGTGCATTCCCGGCCCAACCAGCCGATCTTCAGCCCCGACGGGCTCCTCGACGCTCTCGCTCTGTACATCGACCCGGACGTACTGGGGGAGTGGGCGGTCCAGGAGTTGACGGCCTTGGCCGACGAACTCCAGGGAGCGACCGAACAGGATCTCCAAATCGGTTGGACCTCACAGCTCGGTCGGGCGGGGGCGCATCTCGTCGAGGCCAGCCAGATGGCGGCGCTGGTCGTGATCGGCCGGAACACGCTCCCCGGTCTCGACCGGGTCATTCCCCACGTCCTCCGACAGGTGGTCACCAAGGCGCCGTGCCCGGTCGTGATCGTCCCGCCGCTCAGCCCGGACGAGCCGACCGATCCCTCGACATGA
- a CDS encoding HAD-IC family P-type ATPase — MTGTSTLGSARRGLSAVEVEAQRRAGNVNEVPDRTSRSTADIVRGNVFTRFNAIISVLTAVILVFGDPIDALFAFVMVLNAAIGIIQELRAKRTLDRLRVIIAPRVTVLRDGVDVDIGPGEVVRGDVLRLRAGDQIPVDGEVVESVALEVDESALTGESEPIVKRAGDDVRSGSAVVAGTAVAVATRVGREAWVHQLVAEAKEFVLATSEIRAGVDRLLQVVSWMIAPLAALLLWSQLRATETLAAGLVSAVAGVVGLVPQGLVLLVSMAMAVAIIRLARNEVVVQELHAVEGLARIDVLCVDKTGTLTTGAFELEEIMPLAGDIDIRTGLATLVAAEVSPTSSSRVIGEALGNGAGWPVVGRVPFSSARKWSGASFERHGTWLLGAPDVLLDAAEGPEHREVRAKVAALSGDAKRVLMVAISSSPIGDAAELPPGIEPVAIVVLSEQLRSDAAEIMEYFARQHVAVKIISGDSAATVSAVGCRLGIAGATDSVDLRGCSTADFDSIVESSTVFGRVLPEQKRELVAALQRQGHTVAMTGDGVNDIPALKKADVGIAVDTATPATKAVAQLVLLDGRFDRLPGVVAEGRRVVANMERVSALFVTKTVYASIFVLAIGLSGSVFPFLPRHMSLVSELTIGAPAFLLSFRAADQPCRAGYLRRVLRFSVPAGVVTAAVTLSAYWIQRVPPMTSTLEEARTASTLVLTGTAFWVLYRLIRPIDRFDLLLLGGFLTVFGLTISLRVTRDFYALDWPPPIGVGVSAAIFVGSVVFLEAVLRWVRPQRLLPIDRLGGEGRGGAS, encoded by the coding sequence ATGACCGGGACCTCGACCCTCGGGAGTGCGCGGCGCGGGCTGAGTGCTGTCGAGGTCGAAGCGCAGCGCCGCGCCGGGAACGTCAACGAGGTGCCCGACCGAACCTCGCGCAGCACCGCCGACATCGTGCGCGGGAACGTCTTCACGCGGTTCAACGCGATCATCTCGGTGCTGACGGCCGTGATCCTCGTGTTCGGCGATCCGATCGATGCCCTGTTTGCGTTCGTGATGGTGCTCAATGCGGCGATCGGGATCATTCAGGAACTGCGGGCCAAGCGGACACTCGACCGACTCCGGGTGATCATTGCGCCGAGAGTGACGGTGCTGCGCGACGGCGTCGACGTCGACATCGGCCCGGGGGAGGTGGTCCGTGGTGATGTGTTGCGACTCCGGGCGGGTGATCAGATTCCGGTCGACGGTGAGGTCGTCGAGTCGGTGGCGCTCGAGGTCGACGAGTCGGCGCTGACGGGTGAGTCCGAGCCGATCGTCAAGCGAGCCGGCGATGACGTCCGCTCCGGCAGCGCGGTCGTCGCGGGAACGGCCGTCGCCGTGGCGACGCGGGTGGGGCGCGAGGCCTGGGTCCACCAGTTGGTTGCCGAGGCGAAGGAGTTCGTGCTGGCAACATCGGAGATCCGAGCCGGGGTCGACCGACTCCTTCAGGTCGTCAGCTGGATGATCGCCCCGCTGGCTGCCTTGCTGCTCTGGAGCCAGCTCCGGGCCACCGAAACGCTGGCAGCGGGGCTGGTGTCGGCGGTCGCGGGCGTCGTCGGCCTCGTTCCGCAGGGACTGGTGCTGTTGGTCAGCATGGCGATGGCCGTGGCGATCATCCGGTTGGCTCGGAACGAGGTGGTCGTCCAGGAACTCCATGCCGTCGAAGGTCTCGCCCGCATCGATGTCCTCTGTGTCGACAAGACCGGCACGCTCACCACGGGTGCGTTCGAGCTCGAGGAGATCATGCCGCTGGCCGGCGACATCGACATCCGCACGGGCCTGGCGACGCTCGTTGCCGCCGAAGTGAGCCCCACCTCCTCGTCGCGCGTCATCGGCGAGGCGTTGGGCAACGGCGCCGGGTGGCCCGTCGTCGGCCGAGTGCCGTTTTCCTCGGCCCGCAAGTGGAGCGGGGCCTCGTTCGAGCGGCATGGCACCTGGTTGCTCGGTGCGCCTGACGTGTTGCTCGACGCAGCCGAAGGACCGGAGCATCGTGAGGTGCGAGCGAAGGTTGCTGCCCTCAGTGGCGACGCCAAGCGAGTACTCATGGTCGCCATCTCGTCGTCGCCGATCGGTGACGCGGCGGAGCTGCCACCCGGGATCGAGCCGGTGGCAATCGTCGTGTTGTCCGAGCAACTTCGTTCCGACGCGGCCGAGATCATGGAGTACTTCGCTCGGCAGCACGTCGCCGTCAAGATCATCTCGGGCGACAGCGCGGCGACGGTGTCCGCCGTCGGCTGCCGGCTCGGCATCGCCGGCGCCACCGACAGTGTCGATCTCCGGGGGTGCTCGACCGCGGACTTCGATTCGATCGTCGAGTCGTCGACCGTTTTTGGACGCGTGTTGCCCGAGCAGAAGCGGGAGCTCGTGGCGGCGCTGCAACGCCAGGGTCACACGGTCGCCATGACGGGCGATGGTGTCAACGACATTCCCGCGTTGAAGAAGGCCGACGTCGGGATCGCCGTCGACACGGCGACACCCGCTACCAAGGCGGTGGCCCAGCTGGTCTTGCTGGACGGTCGCTTCGACCGACTTCCCGGCGTCGTCGCGGAAGGGCGGCGGGTCGTTGCGAACATGGAGCGGGTCTCGGCGCTGTTCGTCACCAAGACCGTCTACGCCTCGATCTTCGTCCTGGCGATCGGGTTGTCCGGGTCGGTGTTCCCGTTCCTGCCGCGCCACATGAGCCTCGTCTCCGAACTCACCATCGGTGCGCCGGCGTTCCTCCTCAGCTTCCGCGCAGCCGACCAGCCGTGCCGAGCGGGCTACCTCCGACGGGTGCTGCGTTTCTCGGTTCCGGCCGGCGTGGTGACTGCCGCGGTCACCCTGTCCGCCTACTGGATCCAGCGGGTGCCGCCCATGACCTCCACGCTCGAAGAGGCGCGGACGGCTTCGACGTTGGTGCTGACCGGCACGGCATTCTGGGTCCTCTACCGGCTCATCCGCCCGATCGACCGGTTCGATCTGCTGCTGCTCGGTGGATTCCTCACCGTCTTCGGCCTCACGATCAGCCTTCGTGTGACGCGCGATTTCTACGCCCTCGACTGGCCGCCACCGATCGGCGTCGGGGTGTCGGCGGCCATCTTCGTCGGGAGCGTGGTGTTTCTCGAGGCGGTGCTGCGATGGGTACGGCCACAGCGTCTGCTCCCGATCGACCGTCTGGGTGGTGAAGGCCGAGGCGGCGCATCGTGA
- a CDS encoding PEP-utilizing enzyme, with translation MTSSPEKSPLEWEPPGPGSWEFDAAHQLHPYPAAMLDWALGAAEDGFRAGFALIGMPLDRMAMRAVHGWVYMHAVPAGAPDTGGSPPPKLVLALLFRLLPELRRRHATARSVFVERPWNDIVDAWESSGRATALARYDQMCAHVPADGTDGELATLLVDVHRAAADAYRTHFTHAAPAAAATGRFAIRHAELTGDTVDDAFELLAGYSPATSEPLKLLDQIVAALPPDFDLDDDPEAAVAAIGQCPTDAPLLLSDYLRRYGDTIVAGESPLDPTLRELPIVIVSSLQARRRRSPQPESDLEDAGHRRTEAARLRVPSEHRAEWDQLLGDARRVTSLRDDDAGIALRWVGRSRRVLQEVGHRLHRRGILEHPESAFDLDAAELVELLVGRSDSTNADDRRRARLVADQLTPPPNLGPLEDAPDFDLFPPAVAAIAKSVFAYIERLGAPRTGEGLTGLGIGREAVTGTARIIADLTDLARVGEGDVIVTAMTTPVFNATIASAAALVCDHGGVTSHAAIMAREFAVPAVVGTRTATIDLVDGELVTVDPRAGTVTRVETHQTLAATE, from the coding sequence ATGACCAGCTCACCCGAAAAATCGCCCCTCGAATGGGAACCGCCAGGACCCGGCAGTTGGGAGTTCGATGCCGCCCACCAACTGCACCCATATCCCGCAGCGATGCTCGATTGGGCTCTCGGTGCCGCCGAAGACGGTTTCCGTGCCGGCTTCGCCCTGATCGGCATGCCACTCGACCGGATGGCGATGCGCGCCGTCCACGGCTGGGTCTACATGCACGCCGTACCCGCCGGAGCGCCCGACACCGGCGGATCGCCGCCGCCCAAGCTCGTGCTCGCCCTCCTCTTCCGCTTGCTGCCGGAACTCCGCCGCCGACATGCGACGGCGCGGTCGGTGTTCGTCGAGCGTCCTTGGAACGACATCGTCGATGCCTGGGAGTCGTCGGGCCGAGCAACCGCCCTGGCTCGCTACGACCAAATGTGTGCCCACGTCCCGGCCGACGGCACCGACGGCGAACTCGCAACGCTGCTCGTCGACGTTCATCGGGCCGCGGCCGATGCCTACCGGACCCACTTCACTCATGCCGCCCCGGCGGCCGCTGCCACCGGCCGTTTCGCCATCAGGCATGCGGAGCTGACGGGCGACACGGTCGATGACGCCTTCGAGTTGCTCGCCGGCTACTCACCCGCCACATCGGAGCCGCTGAAGCTTCTCGATCAGATCGTTGCTGCGCTGCCGCCCGACTTCGACCTCGACGACGACCCCGAAGCTGCGGTCGCTGCGATCGGGCAATGCCCCACCGATGCTCCCCTGCTGCTCTCGGACTACCTGCGACGATACGGCGACACCATCGTTGCCGGCGAGAGCCCGCTCGATCCCACCCTCCGTGAGCTCCCCATCGTCATCGTGTCCTCGCTGCAGGCCCGACGTCGGCGGTCGCCGCAACCCGAGTCGGACCTTGAGGATGCGGGGCACCGCAGAACCGAGGCGGCTCGCTTGCGTGTGCCGAGCGAGCACCGCGCTGAGTGGGACCAGCTGTTGGGGGATGCGAGACGCGTCACCTCGCTGCGCGACGACGACGCGGGCATTGCGCTGCGATGGGTCGGCCGGTCCCGTCGTGTCCTGCAGGAGGTCGGTCATCGACTTCATCGCCGAGGCATCCTCGAGCATCCGGAGTCCGCCTTCGATCTCGACGCCGCCGAGCTCGTCGAGCTTCTCGTCGGTCGCAGCGACTCGACCAACGCCGACGACCGCCGTCGCGCTCGCCTCGTCGCCGATCAGCTGACGCCGCCTCCCAACCTTGGTCCGCTCGAGGATGCGCCGGATTTCGACCTCTTCCCTCCGGCGGTGGCTGCCATCGCGAAGAGCGTCTTCGCATACATCGAACGACTCGGTGCGCCGCGGACGGGCGAGGGCCTCACCGGCTTGGGCATCGGCCGGGAGGCGGTGACCGGCACGGCACGAATCATCGCCGACCTGACCGACCTTGCCCGGGTCGGCGAGGGCGATGTGATCGTGACCGCGATGACCACACCGGTCTTCAATGCCACGATCGCCAGCGCAGCCGCGCTCGTCTGCGACCACGGAGGCGTGACGAGCCACGCGGCGATCATGGCACGTGAGTTCGCCGTGCCGGCGGTTGTCGGCACCCGCACCGCAACGATCGACCTCGTCGATGGTGAACTGGTCACGGTCGATCCCCGGGCCGGCACGGTCACCCGCGTCGAAACGCACCAGACACTCGCTGCGACGGAGTGA
- a CDS encoding SDR family NAD(P)-dependent oxidoreductase — MKIEGAVALVTGGNRGLGAALCAALLERGAAKVYAGAREPASVTMDGVVPVRLDVTSDADIAAAVERCGDVTLLINNAGILTGTAAMADDPEGKGRAEFDTNVFGPLAVTRAFAPILAANGGGAIVNVLSVLSWFSTPGSALYCASKAAAWSLTNATRRTSSPRAPT; from the coding sequence GTGAAGATCGAAGGGGCCGTCGCCCTCGTCACCGGAGGCAATCGAGGGCTTGGCGCTGCGTTGTGTGCGGCACTGCTCGAACGAGGCGCCGCCAAGGTCTACGCCGGGGCGAGAGAACCGGCGAGCGTCACCATGGACGGCGTCGTCCCGGTTCGACTCGATGTCACCTCCGACGCCGACATCGCCGCCGCAGTCGAGCGATGTGGCGACGTCACGCTGCTGATCAACAACGCCGGCATCCTCACCGGCACCGCCGCGATGGCCGACGATCCCGAGGGGAAGGGGCGAGCCGAGTTCGACACGAACGTCTTCGGGCCGCTTGCCGTCACTCGCGCGTTCGCGCCGATCCTGGCGGCCAACGGTGGCGGCGCGATCGTGAACGTCTTGTCGGTGTTGTCGTGGTTCAGCACTCCGGGATCTGCGCTGTACTGCGCGTCGAAGGCCGCCGCATGGTCACTCACCAACGCAACGCGCAGGACCTCTTCGCCCAGGGCACCCACGTGA